Proteins from a genomic interval of Marmoricola sp. OAE513:
- a CDS encoding SDR family oxidoreductase → MSTAEPRVVIVTGGSRGLGAGIVRSYLESGDLVATCARSITPEVEGWMSDPATKDRFLWMPADLAKAEDANAFVKAVVAQWKQIDVLINNAGVARDGIHSMFSDDDIDTVVDLNIKGTLYVSRAVAKRMLARRSGSIVNISSIVGLSGYRGLATYSATKAALDGLTRALSRELGSRGIVVNGIAPGYLKTEMSHGLDADQLNQIVRRTPAGRLGDPEDIARVCQFLTAPGNGYLTGQVIVVDGGLTS, encoded by the coding sequence GTGAGCACGGCTGAGCCGCGCGTCGTCATCGTCACGGGCGGCAGCCGGGGTCTCGGCGCCGGGATCGTCCGCTCGTACCTCGAGTCCGGGGACCTGGTCGCCACCTGCGCCCGCTCGATCACGCCCGAGGTCGAGGGCTGGATGAGCGACCCGGCCACCAAGGACCGGTTCCTGTGGATGCCGGCCGACCTGGCCAAGGCCGAGGACGCGAACGCCTTCGTCAAGGCGGTCGTCGCGCAGTGGAAGCAGATCGACGTCCTCATCAACAACGCCGGTGTCGCTCGCGACGGGATCCACTCGATGTTCTCCGACGACGACATCGACACCGTTGTCGACCTGAACATCAAGGGCACGCTGTACGTGTCCCGTGCCGTCGCCAAGCGCATGCTCGCCCGCCGCAGCGGCAGCATCGTGAACATCTCCTCCATCGTCGGGTTGTCCGGCTACCGCGGGTTGGCGACGTACAGCGCGACCAAGGCGGCTCTCGACGGTCTGACCCGGGCACTGTCCCGCGAGCTCGGCTCGCGCGGCATCGTCGTCAACGGCATCGCGCCGGGCTACCTGAAGACCGAGATGAGCCACGGTCTCGACGCCGACCAGCTCAACCAGATCGTCCGCCGCACGCCGGCCGGTCGTCTGGGAGACCCGGAGGACATCGCTCGGGTCTGCCAGTTCCTCACCGCGCCTGGCAACGGGTACCTGACCGGACAGGTGATCGTGGTCGACGGCGGACTGACCTCCTGA
- a CDS encoding FkbM family methyltransferase — MSLKGKVLNSALMAAYKRGFEIRRHPAARRHKLITARGVDLVLDVGGADGGFGRALRQFGYAGRIVSFEPLAHSYAELSEAIAGDPRWTARNHALGDVAGEAQINVASNSTSSSLLPMQDSHREAEPNVDIVRTETIRVERLDDVAPEFLGTDDTVYLKVDTQGFERQVLAGGPDVLARSVGLQLELSFVSLYEGGMLANEAISLAYDAGFHLEVIEQGWASATGQMLQADGIFFRS; from the coding sequence ATGTCGCTCAAGGGCAAGGTGCTCAACTCCGCCCTGATGGCGGCGTACAAGCGTGGCTTCGAGATCCGCCGGCACCCGGCGGCGCGTCGGCACAAGCTGATCACCGCGCGCGGGGTCGACCTGGTGCTCGACGTGGGTGGCGCGGACGGCGGCTTCGGACGGGCATTGCGCCAGTTCGGGTACGCCGGCCGGATCGTCTCCTTCGAGCCGCTCGCGCACTCCTACGCCGAGCTGTCCGAGGCGATCGCGGGCGATCCGCGCTGGACCGCCCGCAACCACGCGCTCGGCGACGTCGCGGGCGAGGCCCAGATCAACGTGGCGAGCAACAGCACCAGCAGCTCGTTGCTGCCGATGCAGGACTCCCACCGCGAGGCCGAGCCCAACGTCGACATCGTGCGCACCGAGACGATCCGGGTCGAGCGGCTCGACGACGTCGCGCCGGAGTTCCTCGGCACCGACGACACCGTGTACCTCAAGGTCGATACCCAGGGCTTCGAGCGCCAGGTGCTCGCCGGTGGACCGGACGTCCTCGCTCGCAGCGTCGGGCTCCAGCTCGAGCTCTCCTTCGTCTCCCTCTACGAAGGGGGCATGCTGGCGAACGAGGCGATCTCGCTGGCCTACGACGCCGGCTTCCACCTCGAGGTCATCGAGCAGGGATGGGCCTCGGCCACCGGGCAGATGCTGCAGGCGGACGGGATCTTCTTCCGCTCCTGA
- a CDS encoding class I SAM-dependent methyltransferase, translating into MTSSSPAPALKQRVARVVPASIVGLLDGFLFGIRKRRIRAAQWFFGLFGYNIVKKADYYSVLPVLSEIEATRERWEKPSALTGVEINVAVLEKNLATLADSWEDEFVSVTGDYLANTRKGFGPGYPQFDARTLYYTLRENKPKRYLEIGSGLSTYYTSLAAEKNAAEGSPLKITCIEPYPFDALRTIEGFELVEGFVQDVPLERFEELEAGDVLFIDSSHALKIDSDVAFLFMEALPRVKPGVIVHIHDIHFPYNHPYPADYWLFGERWPVYWQEVMLVQAFLAFNESFEVQLSTPLLRHHNEDFLIERFADYTPVAQDLNPPSSLWLQRTK; encoded by the coding sequence ATGACTTCCTCCTCTCCTGCTCCGGCGTTGAAGCAGCGCGTCGCGCGCGTCGTACCGGCGAGCATCGTCGGCCTGCTCGACGGTTTCCTCTTCGGCATCCGAAAGCGCCGGATCCGCGCCGCGCAGTGGTTCTTCGGGCTGTTCGGCTACAACATCGTGAAGAAGGCCGACTACTACTCGGTGCTGCCGGTGCTCTCCGAGATCGAGGCCACCCGCGAGCGCTGGGAGAAGCCGAGCGCGCTGACCGGCGTCGAGATCAACGTCGCGGTCCTGGAGAAGAACCTGGCCACCCTCGCCGACAGCTGGGAAGACGAGTTCGTCAGCGTCACCGGCGACTACCTCGCCAACACCCGCAAGGGGTTCGGTCCGGGATACCCGCAGTTCGATGCGCGCACGCTCTACTACACGCTGCGGGAGAACAAGCCGAAGCGCTACCTCGAGATCGGCTCCGGTCTCTCGACGTACTACACCAGCCTGGCTGCGGAGAAGAACGCCGCCGAGGGCTCGCCGCTGAAGATCACCTGCATCGAGCCGTACCCGTTCGACGCGCTGCGGACGATCGAGGGCTTCGAGCTCGTCGAGGGCTTCGTGCAGGACGTGCCGCTGGAGCGCTTCGAGGAGCTCGAGGCGGGGGACGTGCTGTTCATCGACTCCTCGCACGCGCTGAAGATCGACAGCGACGTCGCGTTCCTCTTCATGGAGGCGCTGCCGCGGGTGAAGCCGGGCGTGATCGTGCACATCCACGACATCCACTTCCCCTACAACCACCCCTACCCGGCCGACTACTGGCTCTTCGGCGAGCGGTGGCCGGTGTACTGGCAGGAGGTCATGCTCGTCCAGGCCTTCCTGGCCTTCAACGAGTCCTTCGAGGTGCAGCTCTCCACGCCGCTGCTGCGCCACCACAACGAGGACTTCCTCATCGAGCGCTTCGCCGACTACACGCCGGTCGCCCAGGATCTGAACCCGCCGTCCTCGCTCTGGCTGCAGCGCACCAAGTAG
- the gmd gene encoding GDP-mannose 4,6-dehydratase → MKRALITGITGQDGSYLAELLLEKGYEVHGLVRRSSSMNRGRIDHLHKNPALRLHYGDLTDGVGLVNLIRDHRPDEVYNLGAQSHVKVSFEMPDYTASTNSIGTLNLLEAIRAAGLDCRFYQASTSEMFGSTAPPQNEESKFHPRSPYGASKLQAHWVTVNYREAYGLFAVSGILFNHESPRRGENFVTRKITKAVAAISAGIQEHVELGNLDAVRDWGFAPEYVEGMWRMLQADEPSDYVLATGIGYTVRDFCEAAFSHAGLEWRDHVKYNDGFERPSEVDALIGDSSRAFTDLGWKAQTTALDLARLMVDSDRKEVERLLDR, encoded by the coding sequence ATGAAGCGCGCACTCATCACGGGCATCACGGGCCAGGACGGCTCCTACCTCGCCGAGCTCCTCCTCGAGAAGGGCTACGAGGTCCACGGCCTGGTCCGCCGGTCGTCCTCGATGAACCGCGGCCGGATCGACCACCTGCACAAGAACCCGGCGCTGCGCCTCCACTACGGCGACCTGACCGACGGTGTCGGCCTGGTCAACCTGATCCGCGACCACCGCCCGGACGAGGTCTACAACCTCGGCGCGCAGAGCCACGTCAAGGTGTCCTTCGAGATGCCGGACTACACGGCGTCGACGAACTCCATCGGAACCCTCAACCTGCTCGAGGCGATCCGGGCGGCCGGACTGGACTGCCGCTTCTACCAGGCCTCCACCTCCGAGATGTTCGGCTCGACGGCGCCGCCGCAGAACGAGGAGTCCAAGTTCCACCCGCGCTCGCCGTACGGGGCTTCGAAGCTGCAGGCGCACTGGGTGACGGTGAACTACCGCGAGGCGTACGGCCTGTTCGCGGTCTCCGGAATCCTCTTCAACCACGAGTCCCCGCGCCGGGGCGAGAACTTCGTGACCCGCAAGATCACCAAGGCGGTCGCCGCGATCTCGGCCGGGATCCAGGAGCACGTCGAGCTCGGCAACCTGGACGCCGTGCGCGACTGGGGTTTCGCGCCGGAGTACGTCGAGGGCATGTGGCGGATGCTGCAGGCCGACGAGCCGTCCGACTACGTGCTGGCCACCGGCATCGGGTACACCGTGCGCGACTTCTGCGAGGCCGCCTTCAGTCACGCCGGGCTCGAGTGGCGCGACCACGTGAAGTACAACGACGGGTTCGAGCGGCCCTCCGAGGTCGATGCCCTCATCGGGGACTCCTCGCGCGCGTTCACCGACCTCGGTTGGAAGGCCCAGACCACCGCGCTGGACCTGGCCCGGCTCATGGTCGACTCCGACCGGAAGGAAGTCGAGCGCCTGCTCGACCGCTAG
- a CDS encoding NAD-dependent epimerase/dehydratase family protein produces the protein MSKVDVLVAGGGGFIGGHLVADLLSQGLTVRSVDVKPMEEWYQVHEGVENVVADLSKLDNAQEATAGADEVYLLAADMGGMGFIENNKALCMLTVLTSTHLLEAARDQNVQRLFFSSSACVYAAGKQTDPNVTALVEADAYPAMPEDGYGWEKLFTERMCRHFEEDFGLTTRVARYHNVYGPNGTWTGGREKAPAATCRKIATAAITGNHTIDIWGDGEQTRSFMYIDDCVKGSQMILKGDSNEPVNLGSDELVTINQLVDIVENIAGIKCERNYDLTAPQGVRGRNSDNTLIKEIYDWAPSITLADGLAKTYAWVYDEVKRSLG, from the coding sequence GTGAGCAAGGTTGATGTACTGGTCGCTGGTGGTGGCGGCTTCATCGGGGGACATCTCGTTGCCGATCTGCTGAGCCAGGGCCTGACGGTCCGCTCCGTCGACGTGAAGCCGATGGAGGAGTGGTACCAGGTCCACGAGGGCGTCGAGAACGTCGTCGCCGACCTGTCCAAGCTGGACAACGCCCAGGAGGCGACCGCGGGGGCCGACGAGGTCTACCTGCTCGCGGCCGACATGGGCGGCATGGGCTTCATCGAGAACAACAAGGCCCTCTGCATGCTGACCGTGCTGACCAGCACGCACCTGCTCGAGGCTGCGCGCGACCAGAACGTCCAGCGCCTCTTCTTCTCCTCCTCCGCGTGCGTGTACGCCGCCGGCAAGCAGACCGACCCCAACGTCACCGCGCTGGTCGAGGCGGACGCGTACCCGGCCATGCCGGAGGACGGCTACGGCTGGGAGAAGCTCTTCACCGAGCGGATGTGCCGCCACTTCGAGGAGGACTTCGGTCTGACCACGAGGGTGGCGCGCTACCACAACGTCTACGGCCCGAACGGCACCTGGACCGGTGGCCGCGAGAAGGCGCCTGCCGCGACCTGTCGCAAGATCGCCACCGCCGCCATCACCGGCAACCACACGATCGACATCTGGGGCGACGGCGAGCAGACGCGCTCGTTCATGTACATCGACGACTGCGTCAAGGGATCCCAGATGATCCTCAAGGGCGACAGCAACGAGCCGGTGAACCTCGGCTCGGACGAGCTCGTCACGATCAACCAGCTCGTCGACATCGTCGAGAACATCGCCGGGATCAAGTGCGAGCGGAACTACGACCTCACCGCCCCGCAGGGCGTCCGGGGCCGTAACTCCGACAACACCCTGATCAAGGAGATCTACGACTGGGCTCCGTCGATCACCCTGGCGGACGGCCTCGCGAAGACCTACGCCTGGGTCTACGACGAGGTCAAGCGCTCGCTTGGCTGA
- a CDS encoding glycosyltransferase family 4 protein — protein sequence MRLLIHDFSGHPFQVELSRELARRGHQVTHSYCPAWVSGKGRLEAEPGDTLVIEPVGPSEPIAKDAFVKRVVTESLLGWQLLRQVRRTKADVAMLSNAQIPTLVVFALGMMLLRKPWVLWHQDVYAVAIKAFAGEKLGRGFRLVAALFTIAERWVSRRAAAVVVIADSFVDVHREWGTAHKTTVIPNWAPLDEIFPVDRHNAWSAEQQLDDTRTLLYSGTLGLKHNPALLVGVAAAVRDAGTPVHLVVVNEGPAEAVLRDEAARLDVPLTLLPFQPYERLSEVLGSGDILVVLLEQDAGAFSVPSKTLSYLCAGRPVLGFMPAENLASQLVNDVEGCVLPPNEGSLPAAAAWAASVLADDEELARLGKQSRALAEREFALEGCGNRFEEILVRVTS from the coding sequence ATGCGGCTCCTCATCCACGACTTCTCAGGTCACCCGTTCCAGGTGGAGCTGAGCCGTGAGCTGGCCCGGCGCGGCCACCAGGTCACCCACTCCTACTGCCCTGCCTGGGTCTCGGGGAAGGGCCGTCTGGAGGCGGAGCCCGGCGACACCCTGGTCATCGAGCCGGTGGGTCCGAGCGAGCCGATCGCGAAGGACGCCTTCGTGAAGCGGGTCGTCACCGAGTCGCTCCTCGGCTGGCAGCTGCTCCGCCAGGTCCGTCGTACGAAGGCGGACGTGGCGATGCTGTCGAACGCGCAGATCCCCACGCTGGTGGTCTTCGCGCTCGGCATGATGCTCCTGCGCAAGCCGTGGGTGCTCTGGCACCAGGACGTGTACGCCGTCGCGATCAAGGCCTTCGCCGGCGAGAAGCTCGGGCGCGGGTTCCGCCTCGTCGCGGCGCTGTTCACCATCGCCGAGCGCTGGGTGTCGCGCCGCGCTGCTGCCGTGGTGGTCATCGCCGACTCGTTCGTCGACGTCCACCGCGAGTGGGGCACCGCGCACAAGACCACGGTGATCCCCAACTGGGCACCCCTGGACGAGATCTTCCCGGTCGACCGGCACAACGCCTGGTCGGCCGAGCAGCAACTCGACGACACCCGCACCCTGCTCTACTCGGGCACGCTCGGCCTGAAGCACAACCCCGCCCTGCTCGTCGGCGTCGCCGCGGCCGTCCGCGACGCCGGCACGCCGGTGCACCTGGTCGTGGTGAACGAGGGTCCGGCCGAGGCGGTCCTGCGCGACGAGGCCGCTCGCCTCGACGTCCCGCTCACGCTGCTGCCGTTCCAGCCCTACGAGCGGCTCTCGGAAGTGCTCGGCAGTGGCGACATCCTGGTGGTCCTGCTCGAGCAGGACGCCGGCGCGTTCTCGGTGCCGTCCAAGACGTTGTCCTACCTCTGCGCCGGCAGGCCGGTGCTGGGGTTCATGCCGGCTGAGAACTTGGCCTCGCAGCTCGTCAACGACGTCGAGGGCTGCGTACTCCCGCCGAACGAGGGTTCATTGCCCGCCGCCGCGGCCTGGGCCGCCTCGGTCCTGGCCGATGACGAGGAGCTGGCCCGGTTGGGCAAGCAGTCCCGGGCGCTGGCTGAGCGCGAGTTCGCGCTCGAGGGGTGCGGGAATCGCTTCGAGGAGATCTTGGTCCGCGTAACGTCTTGA
- a CDS encoding DUF4395 family protein, which produces MSTTPNEIDPRGPRFTAGVTLVLFAAVLLTAPSTAAVVLLAVQTAFFAIGAGRGVQFTPTAYVFKKLIRPRLSAPSHLEDARPPRFAQTVGLVFTVVALGGFLADLDTLGFVFSAFALAAAFLNSVFGFCLGCEMYLLIQRLRQGASRNTHASTHDSTNAAANKEEVTA; this is translated from the coding sequence ATGAGCACCACCCCGAACGAGATCGATCCGCGTGGTCCGCGGTTCACCGCGGGTGTCACCCTCGTGCTGTTCGCGGCCGTCCTGCTGACGGCCCCGAGCACCGCAGCCGTCGTGCTGCTCGCCGTCCAGACGGCGTTCTTCGCGATCGGCGCCGGCAGGGGCGTGCAGTTCACGCCCACGGCGTACGTCTTCAAGAAGCTGATCCGTCCGCGGCTCTCGGCGCCCTCGCACCTGGAGGACGCACGGCCGCCGCGGTTCGCCCAGACCGTGGGCCTGGTGTTCACGGTGGTCGCCCTCGGCGGCTTCCTGGCTGACCTCGACACCCTCGGGTTCGTCTTCTCGGCCTTCGCCCTGGCAGCAGCGTTCCTGAACTCCGTGTTCGGGTTCTGCCTCGGGTGCGAGATGTACCTCCTGATCCAGCGCCTGAGGCAGGGCGCATCCCGCAACACCCACGCATCAACCCACGACTCCACCAATGCAGCAGCGAACAAGGAAGAAGTAACCGCATGA
- a CDS encoding sulfurtransferase, giving the protein MSRESALVTADWVAENLDNPSVVLIEVDEDTTSYDRSHIRGAIKLDWTTDLQDQVRRDFVSKSQFEALLSEKGVSNDHTVVLYGGNNNWFAAYAYWYFKLYGHEDVKLLDGGRKKWELDARELTDEPVKLEPTTYTAKDQDLSIRAFRDEAVAAIGVHNLVDVRSPDEYAGRLLAPAHLPQEQSQRAGHVPTSINVPWSKAANDDGTFRSDAELKEIYGEAGLDDSKDTIALCRIGERSSHTWFVLKELLGHENVKNYDGSWTEYGSLVGVPIALGDEPGEA; this is encoded by the coding sequence ATGAGCCGCGAATCCGCACTCGTCACCGCCGACTGGGTGGCCGAGAACCTCGACAACCCGTCGGTCGTCCTGATCGAGGTCGACGAGGACACCACGTCCTACGACCGCAGCCACATCCGTGGCGCGATCAAGCTCGACTGGACCACCGACCTCCAGGACCAGGTCCGTCGCGACTTCGTCTCGAAGTCCCAGTTCGAGGCGCTGCTGTCCGAGAAGGGCGTCAGCAACGACCACACCGTCGTCCTGTACGGCGGCAACAACAACTGGTTCGCCGCGTACGCGTACTGGTACTTCAAGCTCTACGGCCACGAGGACGTCAAGCTGCTCGACGGCGGCCGCAAGAAGTGGGAGCTCGACGCGCGCGAGCTGACCGACGAGCCGGTCAAGCTGGAGCCGACCACCTACACCGCGAAGGACCAGGACCTCTCGATCCGCGCCTTCCGTGACGAGGCCGTGGCCGCCATCGGCGTGCACAACCTGGTCGACGTCCGCAGCCCCGACGAGTACGCCGGTCGTCTGCTGGCTCCGGCCCACCTCCCGCAGGAGCAGTCCCAGCGGGCCGGTCACGTGCCGACCTCGATCAACGTCCCGTGGAGCAAGGCGGCCAACGACGACGGCACCTTCCGCAGCGACGCCGAGCTGAAGGAGATCTACGGCGAGGCCGGTCTCGACGACAGCAAGGACACCATCGCGCTCTGCCGCATCGGTGAGCGCTCGTCGCACACCTGGTTCGTCCTCAAGGAGCTGCTGGGCCACGAGAACGTCAAGAACTACGACGGCTCCTGGACCGAGTACGGTTCCCTGGTCGGCGTTCCGATCGCCCTCGGCGACGAGCCGGGCGAAGCCTGA
- a CDS encoding DUF1416 domain-containing protein: MCGATAGGLSLDGIDVAKEAIIQGQVTRGGEPVGSAYVRLLDKTGEFTAEVPTSATGHFRFFAGPGDWTLRTLAPQSDPVDNTVTAAIGVVSELEIAL; the protein is encoded by the coding sequence ATGTGCGGCGCGACTGCCGGCGGTCTTTCCCTCGACGGGATCGACGTGGCCAAGGAAGCGATCATCCAGGGCCAGGTGACCCGGGGTGGCGAACCTGTCGGTAGCGCCTACGTACGTCTGCTCGACAAGACCGGGGAGTTCACCGCCGAGGTCCCGACCTCGGCGACCGGGCACTTCCGGTTCTTCGCGGGTCCGGGTGACTGGACCCTGCGGACGCTCGCACCGCAGAGCGACCCGGTCGACAACACGGTGACCGCCGCCATCGGCGTCGTCTCCGAGCTCGAGATCGCGCTCTAG